One window of the Pedobacter ginsengisoli genome contains the following:
- a CDS encoding condensation domain-containing protein encodes MKRKLSLIEGTMYAGGQTAVNVVSSVKIKGSIQESGLHAALLKIQNRHSLLSCNIEDEAGIPYFIEQNPAQRIDVRIVNRQTDKDWERESITECLTPFNTRNDTLVRLVWLKSEDFSDLIIVGHHCICDGKSILNLLDETLSLLDDPEKEIGTYKSFSSIQDFIPAEIRNSKANRLKIQLFSKVAKLALLAVAFKKEIKREKPFFLHWKLSKEESSLIIEKCKAEDSSVHDALSVAFLKGFKEIKTIKSYSRLYCAVDMRKFLPEVKSNMLFAFPAMVGLNLTNKKNNDFWSQTRDFKDDLARKIGDMDVNTVLLYSECLLPSLPRMTRYAKADKGAHDFTLSNMGKVNISEKYGALEIESLQSPSTIFPFGNPTTLFTTYFKGQIDFIFTSDEHFIRHEDVLTLKKTAINMIIS; translated from the coding sequence ATGAAAAGAAAACTATCATTAATTGAAGGAACCATGTATGCAGGTGGCCAAACAGCAGTAAATGTTGTTTCTTCTGTTAAAATTAAAGGCTCAATTCAAGAATCTGGCTTGCATGCCGCATTGCTGAAAATTCAAAATCGTCATTCTTTATTAAGTTGTAATATCGAAGATGAGGCAGGCATACCCTACTTTATTGAACAGAATCCGGCTCAAAGAATTGATGTACGCATAGTTAACCGACAAACAGATAAAGATTGGGAAAGGGAATCGATAACAGAATGCCTCACTCCCTTTAACACCAGGAATGATACTTTGGTGAGGCTGGTATGGCTAAAATCAGAAGATTTTTCTGATCTGATCATTGTAGGTCATCATTGCATATGTGATGGCAAATCAATTCTGAACCTTTTAGATGAAACATTGTCTTTGTTAGACGATCCGGAAAAAGAAATAGGCACCTATAAATCTTTTTCGTCTATTCAGGATTTTATTCCTGCCGAAATCAGGAACAGTAAGGCCAATAGGTTAAAGATTCAATTATTTTCTAAAGTTGCAAAACTTGCTTTACTGGCTGTTGCCTTTAAAAAAGAGATTAAAAGAGAAAAGCCATTTTTTTTACATTGGAAACTTAGCAAGGAAGAATCATCCCTAATTATTGAAAAATGCAAAGCCGAAGATTCTTCTGTACATGATGCACTAAGTGTGGCCTTTTTAAAAGGATTTAAAGAAATTAAAACCATAAAATCGTACTCCAGGCTTTATTGCGCTGTAGATATGCGTAAATTCCTCCCTGAGGTCAAAAGCAATATGCTCTTTGCCTTTCCGGCAATGGTTGGGCTAAATCTGACGAACAAAAAAAACAATGATTTTTGGAGCCAGACCCGGGATTTTAAAGATGACCTGGCTAGAAAAATTGGGGACATGGATGTAAACACTGTATTGTTGTATAGTGAGTGCCTGTTACCTTCATTACCAAGAATGACCAGATATGCAAAAGCAGATAAAGGAGCTCATGATTTTACGCTTTCGAATATGGGAAAAGTAAACATCAGCGAAAAATATGGTGCATTGGAAATCGAATCGTTACAATCTCCTTCAACTATTTTTCCCTTTGGTAATCCAACAACGCTATTCACAACTTATTTTAAGGGGCAAATTGACTTCATATTTACTTCGGATGAGCATTTTATAAGGCATGAAGATGTACTAACCTTAAAAAAGACTGCGATAAATATGATTATATCTTAA
- a CDS encoding methylenetetrahydrofolate reductase, with translation MFLDKIKSGQSGILTYGITPPKSETSPERVAEIANRTMARLIPLDIDALIVYDVQDESARTSEERPFPFLNAYDPFTFASKYLGDFEIPKIIYRPAGKFSAKELSNWLNDLHEYGFYPVFVGVPAPDFPVKISLTDAYDLWRTHEKHSVIGAVTIPERHEVLKDEDKRILGKAACGVSYFISQCIFNVDYAKKVVDDLCQTCREHQTVPPTIIFTLTACGSVKTLHFMEWLGIHIPDQLKEELRHTDNMLEKSVSVCLDIATELIAFCAERCVPFGFNIESVAIRKDEIEASIQMVNQIAEMLEQKGIRKTAAVPVQKVIRL, from the coding sequence ATGTTCCTAGATAAGATCAAATCCGGTCAGTCCGGAATTTTAACTTATGGTATCACCCCACCAAAATCAGAAACAAGTCCGGAGAGAGTTGCCGAAATTGCCAATAGAACCATGGCACGGCTTATCCCTTTGGATATTGATGCACTAATTGTATACGATGTGCAGGATGAATCGGCCCGGACTTCTGAAGAAAGACCTTTTCCTTTTTTGAATGCTTACGATCCGTTCACCTTTGCCAGTAAATATCTCGGAGATTTTGAAATCCCCAAAATCATCTACCGCCCTGCTGGTAAGTTTTCGGCAAAGGAACTTTCCAATTGGCTAAATGATTTGCATGAGTACGGCTTTTATCCCGTTTTTGTTGGCGTACCAGCACCTGATTTTCCCGTTAAAATTAGCTTGACTGATGCATACGATTTATGGCGAACACACGAAAAACACTCTGTAATAGGAGCCGTAACTATACCCGAAAGACATGAAGTATTAAAAGATGAAGACAAACGTATATTAGGCAAGGCAGCTTGTGGGGTATCCTACTTTATATCCCAATGCATATTTAATGTTGATTACGCAAAAAAAGTGGTTGATGACTTGTGCCAAACCTGCCGCGAACACCAGACCGTACCACCCACTATAATTTTTACACTTACAGCCTGTGGTTCAGTCAAAACCCTGCATTTTATGGAGTGGCTTGGCATACATATTCCGGATCAGCTGAAAGAAGAGCTAAGGCATACAGATAATATGTTGGAAAAATCAGTCAGCGTTTGCCTTGATATCGCTACTGAACTCATTGCATTTTGCGCTGAACGCTGCGTACCATTTGGATTTAATATTGAAAGCGTAGCTATAAGAAAAGATGAAATTGAAGCATCAATTCAAATGGTAAATCAAATTGCTGAAATGCTGGAGCAGAAAGGTATTCGAAAAACGGCAGCTGTACCAGTACAAAAAGTGATTAGACTGTAA
- the metE gene encoding 5-methyltetrahydropteroyltriglutamate--homocysteine S-methyltransferase, whose protein sequence is MLTQNLGYPRIGSQRQLKKACEQYWAGKIDLIELNKVARTIKEQNWQTQLESGIDLIPCNDFSYYDQVLDTSLLLGVIPQRYAPVLSQVKDNNEIDLYFAMARGYQKDGLDITAMEMTKWLDTNYHYIVPEFTANQQFKIFNENIFGEYNSAKQLLGDKAKPVLVGPVSYLLIGKEKEQGFERVDLIRNLVPVYIEIINRLKQQGALWVQLDEPCLALDLSKKEKEAFDYAYRAIANRVSGIKLLVATYFEALLDNTELAVNLPVTALHIDLVRAPEQLDEVLALIPDNLQLSVGVVDGRNVWKNDYEKSLSLINKAVEKLGANRVIIAPSCSLLHSPIDLELETAIDPEIRNWMAFAKQKLTEVSEIRQIAEGNTTLLEANKEAIKSRRSSQKVHKQVVKDRIAAISEADATRNSQFPIRQRLHHERFNFPAFPTTTIGSFPQTDDIRQLRAKFKKGDLTLEQYDQAIEQATIDAIRWQEEIGLDVLVHGEFERNDMVEYFGEQLDGFLFTKNGWVQSYGSRCVKPPVIYGDVSRPENMTVRWSKFAAAQTDKPMKGMLTGPVTILQWSFVRDDQPRETTTNQIAFAIRDEVLALEEGGIGIVQIDEAAIREGLPLRKAKHPHYLNWAVKAFRITASGVQDKTQIHTHMCYSEFNNIIEHIAAMDADVITIETSRSQMELLQAFAHFEYPNEIGPGVYDIHSPRVPTTGEMASLLAKAADLLPARNLWVNPDCGLKTRKWPETKAALENMVAAAKQAREQISVESIL, encoded by the coding sequence ATGTTAACACAAAATCTGGGTTACCCGCGCATTGGTAGCCAAAGACAACTAAAAAAAGCCTGCGAACAATATTGGGCAGGTAAAATTGACCTTATAGAATTGAATAAGGTAGCCCGTACCATAAAAGAGCAAAACTGGCAAACCCAATTAGAATCAGGAATCGATTTGATCCCATGTAACGATTTCAGTTATTACGATCAGGTATTAGATACCAGTTTACTGTTGGGTGTTATTCCGCAGCGTTACGCTCCAGTACTTTCGCAAGTAAAAGACAATAATGAGATTGATCTTTATTTTGCTATGGCACGTGGCTATCAGAAAGACGGCCTTGACATTACCGCCATGGAAATGACCAAATGGCTAGATACCAATTATCACTATATAGTTCCTGAATTTACGGCGAACCAGCAATTCAAAATTTTCAATGAGAATATATTTGGCGAATACAACAGCGCTAAACAATTGCTTGGAGACAAAGCAAAGCCAGTATTAGTTGGCCCGGTAAGTTATTTACTAATAGGCAAAGAAAAAGAACAAGGATTTGAAAGAGTTGACCTGATCAGAAATCTTGTTCCGGTTTATATAGAAATCATCAACCGCCTGAAACAACAAGGCGCCTTATGGGTGCAGCTAGACGAACCTTGCCTGGCATTAGACCTTTCTAAAAAGGAGAAAGAAGCATTTGATTACGCTTATCGTGCCATTGCCAATCGCGTAAGTGGTATTAAACTGCTTGTTGCCACTTATTTCGAGGCCTTGCTAGACAACACTGAGTTGGCCGTAAATCTTCCGGTTACTGCATTACATATTGACCTGGTACGTGCACCTGAGCAATTGGATGAAGTGCTTGCGCTGATTCCAGATAATCTGCAACTCTCTGTAGGTGTAGTAGATGGACGTAATGTTTGGAAAAACGACTATGAAAAGTCATTATCTTTAATCAATAAAGCAGTTGAAAAACTAGGTGCAAACCGCGTGATCATTGCTCCATCGTGCTCACTGCTGCACAGCCCAATTGACCTGGAACTGGAAACTGCGATTGACCCTGAAATCAGAAACTGGATGGCTTTTGCCAAACAAAAACTAACTGAAGTAAGCGAAATCCGTCAGATTGCTGAAGGAAATACTACTCTGCTTGAAGCCAATAAAGAAGCTATTAAAAGCAGACGATCATCACAAAAAGTACACAAGCAAGTAGTTAAAGATCGTATTGCAGCGATCAGTGAAGCCGATGCAACTCGTAACAGCCAGTTTCCTATACGCCAGCGCTTACACCACGAAAGATTTAATTTCCCGGCTTTTCCAACAACAACCATCGGATCATTTCCGCAAACTGACGATATCCGTCAACTACGCGCAAAGTTCAAAAAAGGTGACCTTACACTTGAACAGTATGATCAGGCAATAGAACAGGCTACCATAGATGCCATCCGCTGGCAGGAAGAGATTGGCCTGGATGTGTTGGTTCATGGCGAGTTTGAGCGCAACGACATGGTTGAATACTTTGGTGAGCAGCTAGATGGCTTCCTGTTTACTAAAAATGGATGGGTACAAAGTTATGGCAGCCGCTGTGTAAAGCCACCGGTAATTTATGGTGATGTAAGCCGCCCTGAAAACATGACTGTACGATGGAGCAAATTTGCCGCTGCACAAACTGATAAACCAATGAAAGGAATGCTTACCGGCCCGGTAACGATCCTGCAATGGTCATTCGTCCGCGACGATCAGCCACGTGAAACTACAACCAACCAGATCGCCTTTGCAATCCGAGATGAAGTATTGGCATTGGAAGAAGGGGGAATTGGCATAGTTCAGATTGATGAGGCTGCTATCCGCGAAGGCCTGCCATTAAGAAAAGCCAAGCATCCGCATTATCTTAACTGGGCAGTAAAAGCTTTCCGCATTACAGCAAGTGGTGTGCAGGATAAAACCCAGATCCACACCCATATGTGCTATAGCGAGTTCAATAACATAATTGAACATATCGCAGCAATGGATGCTGATGTGATCACCATTGAAACTTCCAGATCACAAATGGAGCTATTGCAGGCCTTTGCTCATTTCGAATATCCAAACGAGATTGGCCCGGGTGTATACGACATCCACTCGCCACGTGTACCAACTACCGGCGAGATGGCTTCATTACTTGCTAAAGCGGCTGATTTATTACCTGCACGTAACCTTTGGGTTAATCCAGACTGTGGTTTAAAAACCCGAAAATGGCCTGAAACAAAAGCAGCGCTCGAAAACATGGTTGCAGCCGCTAAACAGGCCCGCGAACAGATCAGCGTAGAAAGTATATTATAA
- a CDS encoding Lrp/AsnC family transcriptional regulator codes for MNELDETDLLLLKILANNAKHTNKELAAMVNLSPSPVFERMKRLENNGYIKKYIAILDAEKFNQGFIVFCNIKLKQHDKKIGHHFVADILEIDEVVECYNISGDYDFILKVYARDMKHYQDFVFNKLGSVESIGSTHSTFVMAEIKNTHNISF; via the coding sequence ATGAACGAATTAGACGAAACAGATTTATTGCTCCTGAAGATATTGGCTAACAATGCAAAACATACAAATAAAGAGCTGGCAGCGATGGTAAATCTTTCTCCTTCACCGGTTTTTGAACGGATGAAAAGATTAGAGAATAACGGATACATCAAAAAGTATATTGCGATTTTGGATGCAGAGAAATTCAATCAAGGATTCATTGTTTTTTGCAATATCAAACTTAAACAGCACGACAAAAAAATAGGCCATCACTTTGTAGCCGACATTCTTGAAATTGATGAAGTGGTGGAGTGCTATAATATTTCGGGCGATTATGATTTTATCCTAAAAGTGTATGCAAGGGACATGAAGCATTATCAGGATTTTGTTTTTAACAAACTGGGCTCAGTTGAAAGTATAGGGAGTACCCACAGTACTTTTGTTATGGCAGAAATAAAAAATACACATAATATTAGTTTTTAA
- a CDS encoding GLPGLI family protein, with protein sequence MKQLVILLICIFTTKSIYAQNKHFITSGVIEFERTMNMFALVKKKVTKHSMENKAYYEKYLQTEPQFRVLKSSLTFNTGSSLFTPVAAKNVHWWYDTPMANQVNIVFSDLKNGTSTIQKEFYERTYLVKDNLRKIKWKITEETRIIAGYECRRANGLMLDSIYVVAFYTEEIHVPGGPESFNGLPGMILGIAAPHENVTWFATKVTETNVEPKNIEPPKKGKAVNNEQMHEEIMKALANQGDHAIVQLKGLLL encoded by the coding sequence ATGAAACAGTTAGTTATTTTGCTGATTTGCATATTCACAACAAAAAGTATTTATGCTCAAAATAAACACTTTATTACCAGTGGGGTAATAGAATTTGAGCGAACCATGAATATGTTTGCGCTGGTCAAAAAAAAGGTGACAAAACACAGTATGGAGAATAAAGCTTACTATGAAAAGTACTTGCAAACTGAGCCTCAATTCAGGGTACTGAAGAGTAGTTTGACCTTTAATACCGGTAGTTCTCTTTTTACGCCCGTGGCCGCAAAAAATGTTCATTGGTGGTATGATACCCCAATGGCAAATCAGGTCAATATTGTATTTTCTGACTTGAAAAATGGAACGAGCACCATTCAAAAAGAATTCTATGAACGTACTTATCTTGTGAAGGATAACTTACGGAAAATTAAATGGAAAATAACTGAGGAAACACGAATAATTGCTGGTTATGAATGCCGGAGAGCCAACGGGCTGATGCTCGATTCTATCTACGTAGTTGCTTTTTATACAGAAGAGATTCATGTACCAGGTGGTCCTGAATCCTTCAACGGACTGCCGGGAATGATTCTGGGTATTGCTGCTCCACATGAAAATGTGACCTGGTTTGCAACCAAGGTTACAGAAACTAACGTTGAGCCGAAAAACATTGAGCCGCCAAAAAAGGGCAAGGCAGTAAATAATGAACAAATGCATGAAGAGATTATGAAAGCTTTAGCCAACCAGGGAGACCATGCAATTGTTCAACTTAAAGGGCTTTTGTTATAA
- a CDS encoding TonB-dependent receptor yields the protein MKILLALLTICCIFTVPTAAQNSFTVKGLVIDTTTHVKIHEATIIVLDGQDSILQKFTYSNKGAFELNNLRPGKFLIFATYPDYADFVEHFTLDEANPVHDFGNIMMILKSKLLNEVIIKARVAAIKIKGDTTEFNASAYATQKNAKVEDLLKQLPGMRINQSGVIIFQGETVSKVLVDGEEFFSDDPSLVTKNIRADMVSKVQVYNQKSEQAKLTGIEDGVKVKTINVVLTEDKKKGLFGKADAGYGTDDYYTAQLMANKFSPKQKVSVYGNIGNTGKVGLSGEDNNKFGDGYSQGDYGGNGIPLARDAGAHYNNKWNKDNQSINVNYKAGALTTDAVSSTISQNNLPGNFNTSSRNGVNHRYNFNQSFNGRFNSKIDSTADISTNINAYRAEGNNKSYQTGSTLRGNGVLQNTNTNSTIGENMFESFAANARYTKRFKKKGRSISINTGGSLDRSNSKNNQKSELKYYNELGVLDSTSTIDQFKPYISNANRLSAGFSYTDMLTKAISITAGYNFSRSITTNDRRSFNLSGANRYEELDSAFSSDFKLVNLSSLYSLSANYSSGKLSAGASTSLADASYKQEDQFIDFVMNRKFINLQPGAYLRYQLSKAASLSLDYNGNTNLPSSYQLQPLRQNSDPLNISLGNPDLKSSFSNRFSYNYRVYQPTRDQGINFNGNYSFTTNAIVSNRVTDSAGVNTLSYSNLRGGKPSYWNMYAELYGHATKLDFILYISLNVNGNAYFNYVNNTLNKTSTVEYKPQIDIGKNTATYSYGFSIGSNYVVSSSSLQSVNNNRKGFFSNASFYTKLPNNFFIGADAQYNYMAKNRLFNRNFERLIANAYFGKNFLKEENLKLTIRGNDLFNQNTGYERYSSADGFTESRNTTIRRYFILSLTWDFTKFGKSLQKQQP from the coding sequence ATGAAGATTCTGCTCGCATTGCTTACAATCTGCTGCATCTTTACTGTTCCCACTGCCGCACAAAATTCCTTTACTGTAAAAGGTCTGGTTATCGACACGACTACTCATGTTAAAATTCACGAAGCAACAATTATAGTACTTGATGGCCAGGATTCCATTCTGCAAAAATTCACTTATAGCAACAAGGGTGCTTTTGAACTTAATAACCTAAGACCAGGTAAATTTCTAATTTTCGCTACTTATCCAGACTACGCAGATTTTGTTGAACATTTTACATTAGATGAAGCAAATCCTGTGCACGACTTTGGAAATATCATGATGATTCTAAAATCAAAGCTGCTTAATGAAGTTATTATTAAAGCAAGGGTAGCTGCCATTAAAATAAAAGGTGATACTACAGAATTTAATGCCTCTGCTTACGCAACGCAAAAAAATGCAAAGGTAGAAGACCTGCTGAAGCAATTACCAGGAATGAGGATCAATCAAAGTGGTGTTATTATTTTTCAGGGTGAAACTGTAAGTAAGGTTCTTGTAGACGGTGAAGAGTTTTTTAGTGACGACCCTTCTCTGGTAACTAAAAATATAAGAGCCGATATGGTAAGCAAAGTGCAGGTTTACAATCAGAAAAGTGAACAGGCAAAGCTCACAGGTATTGAAGATGGTGTAAAAGTTAAGACAATCAACGTTGTACTTACCGAGGATAAGAAAAAGGGTCTTTTTGGCAAAGCCGATGCAGGTTATGGCACAGATGATTATTATACAGCCCAACTTATGGCTAATAAATTCAGTCCTAAACAGAAGGTCTCCGTGTATGGGAATATCGGCAATACCGGAAAGGTAGGGCTGAGTGGAGAAGACAACAACAAATTCGGTGATGGATATAGCCAGGGTGATTATGGGGGCAATGGAATTCCCCTGGCGCGTGACGCCGGTGCACATTATAATAATAAATGGAATAAAGACAATCAGTCTATCAACGTGAACTATAAAGCTGGCGCATTAACTACAGATGCCGTTTCCAGTACCATAAGTCAAAACAATCTGCCGGGTAATTTTAACACAAGCAGCAGGAATGGTGTAAATCACCGCTACAACTTTAACCAGTCCTTCAATGGCAGATTTAACTCTAAAATTGATTCAACAGCAGATATTAGTACTAATATTAATGCATACCGTGCTGAAGGCAACAACAAAAGTTATCAGACGGGTTCGACCTTGCGAGGCAATGGCGTTCTACAAAATACAAACACAAATTCAACAATAGGTGAGAACATGTTTGAATCCTTTGCTGCGAACGCAAGGTATACAAAAAGATTTAAAAAGAAAGGCAGAAGTATTTCCATTAACACAGGTGGCTCTTTGGATCGGAGTAATAGCAAAAACAATCAGAAGTCGGAATTGAAATATTATAATGAATTGGGTGTGTTAGACAGCACAAGTACCATCGATCAGTTTAAGCCCTATATTTCCAATGCGAACAGGCTCTCAGCTGGTTTTTCGTACACCGATATGCTGACTAAGGCTATTTCGATTACCGCAGGATATAATTTTTCCAGAAGTATCACCACAAACGACCGAAGATCTTTTAATCTATCAGGTGCCAACCGGTACGAAGAGCTTGATTCTGCATTCAGCAGTGATTTTAAGTTAGTAAATCTCTCAAGTTTATACAGCTTAAGTGCAAATTATTCATCAGGCAAGTTATCCGCAGGTGCAAGTACCAGTCTTGCAGATGCCAGCTATAAACAGGAGGATCAATTTATTGATTTTGTGATGAACCGCAAGTTCATCAACCTCCAGCCAGGGGCCTATCTGAGATATCAGTTAAGCAAGGCGGCATCACTCTCCTTAGACTATAATGGAAACACTAACCTGCCCTCCTCCTATCAATTACAGCCACTACGTCAGAACAGTGATCCGCTAAACATAAGTCTGGGCAACCCGGATTTGAAATCTTCCTTCAGCAACCGTTTTTCTTATAATTATAGGGTCTACCAACCAACGCGTGACCAGGGAATCAATTTTAACGGAAATTACAGCTTTACAACTAATGCCATTGTAAGTAACAGAGTTACTGATTCAGCTGGTGTAAACACGCTGAGCTACTCAAACCTACGCGGTGGCAAGCCCAGTTACTGGAATATGTACGCTGAACTATATGGACATGCAACCAAGCTTGATTTTATACTTTACATTAGCCTCAACGTTAATGGGAATGCCTATTTTAACTATGTAAACAATACATTGAACAAGACCAGTACAGTAGAATATAAACCACAAATCGACATAGGGAAAAATACAGCAACCTATTCCTATGGTTTCAGTATAGGATCAAATTATGTGGTCAGCTCATCATCGCTGCAATCTGTAAATAATAACAGAAAAGGTTTTTTTAGCAATGCTAGCTTTTACACCAAACTACCCAATAACTTCTTTATAGGAGCGGATGCTCAATACAACTACATGGCAAAAAACCGATTGTTTAACCGCAATTTTGAGCGGCTCATTGCCAATGCTTATTTTGGAAAAAATTTCCTTAAAGAGGAAAACCTGAAACTGACAATTAGGGGAAATGACCTATTTAATCAAAATACAGGATATGAACGTTACAGTTCAGCAGATGGCTTTACTGAGTCAAGAAATACAACCATTCGCAGATATTTCATTCTATCCTTAACCTGGGACTTTACAAAGTTTGGTAAATCACTTCAAAAACAACAACCATGA
- the recO gene encoding DNA repair protein RecO, which yields MLHKTRGIVLKTTLYSESSVVVQIFTEKFGIQSYMINGVKKPKAKIRMNMLQPLHLVDMVVYHKTNTSIQRVSELRPSPIFNSIPYDVIKSTMAIFINEVLYKSIRQQMADEQLFDFIFNAICWFDENNETNVNFHLAFLLKLSRHLGFAPNMQTKSDQSYFDLQEGEFKSMLPIHGHYLEKSDAILFISLFTAPFEKINQIKIENKTRRLILDKILIYYTLHTASFGDIRSHQVLEEVLS from the coding sequence ATGCTGCATAAAACCCGGGGCATTGTTTTAAAAACCACACTTTACAGCGAAAGTAGCGTAGTTGTACAGATTTTTACTGAAAAGTTTGGCATTCAATCCTACATGATCAACGGCGTTAAAAAACCTAAGGCAAAGATCAGGATGAACATGCTCCAGCCGCTACACCTTGTAGACATGGTGGTTTATCATAAAACCAATACCAGTATTCAGCGTGTTTCGGAACTCAGGCCTTCCCCTATTTTCAATAGCATCCCTTATGATGTTATAAAAAGTACAATGGCCATATTTATTAACGAGGTATTATACAAGAGTATAAGGCAGCAAATGGCTGATGAGCAATTATTTGATTTTATATTTAATGCCATTTGCTGGTTTGATGAAAACAATGAAACTAATGTAAATTTCCACCTGGCTTTTTTACTTAAGTTATCACGACACTTAGGTTTCGCACCTAATATGCAAACAAAAAGCGACCAGAGCTATTTCGATTTACAGGAAGGAGAATTTAAATCGATGCTCCCAATACATGGCCATTATTTAGAGAAATCTGATGCGATTCTCTTTATTTCTCTATTTACTGCGCCTTTTGAAAAAATAAATCAAATAAAAATAGAAAATAAAACGAGAAGGCTCATTCTAGATAAAATACTGATTTACTACACCTTACACACCGCATCTTTTGGAGATATCCGATCACATCAAGTTTTAGAAGAAGTCCTTTCTTAA
- a CDS encoding diacylglycerol kinase family protein has protein sequence MLKFIKGFGYAFSGIVYAFKTQLNFKFHIAALLVTAVAGWHFTLSVNEWLWIIAAAAIVLITELLNTAIEVLVDLVSPDINPKAKIIKDVAAASVLIAAIAAAIIGLIIFIPKIF, from the coding sequence ATGCTTAAGTTTATCAAGGGATTTGGCTATGCGTTTTCAGGTATTGTTTATGCCTTTAAAACACAGCTAAATTTTAAATTTCATATTGCTGCCCTGCTTGTAACCGCCGTTGCCGGATGGCATTTTACCTTATCTGTAAATGAATGGCTTTGGATAATTGCCGCTGCCGCTATCGTTTTAATAACAGAATTATTGAATACAGCTATAGAAGTACTGGTTGATCTGGTTTCGCCAGATATTAACCCTAAAGCAAAGATCATTAAAGATGTGGCTGCAGCAAGTGTATTGATTGCTGCTATAGCTGCAGCAATAATTGGTTTGATCATTTTCATTCCAAAAATCTTTTAA
- the rlmF gene encoding 23S rRNA (adenine(1618)-N(6))-methyltransferase RlmF encodes MSAEKTSLHPRNKHRFRYDFPELIKSYPELKNYVAVNSYGDESIDFSNSEAVKSLNKALLKHFYSISHWDIPAGYLCPPIPGRADYVHYLADLLASVNNGVIPTRKLVKGLDVGLGANCVYPIIGHQEYGWGFVGSEIDPGAIKAAKAIISSNSGLTNAITCRAQSNKQHIFKGIIKPGELFDFTMCNPPFHASAEEAQSGTKRKLQNLGKQKGKEVTLNFGGQNTELWYDGGEVGFIRKMVEESVAFANQCFWFSTLVSKSSNLPFIYKAIQNFNAFEVRTIEMAQGQKVSRFVAWTFLDFEKQENWRKTKWI; translated from the coding sequence ATGTCTGCAGAAAAAACATCACTCCATCCAAGAAATAAACATCGCTTCAGGTATGATTTTCCTGAGTTAATTAAAAGTTATCCGGAACTGAAAAACTATGTTGCAGTGAATTCATATGGAGATGAATCTATAGATTTTTCTAATTCCGAAGCGGTTAAAAGTCTTAATAAAGCACTTCTTAAACATTTTTATAGTATTTCACATTGGGATATTCCTGCCGGATACCTTTGTCCGCCAATACCTGGGAGGGCAGATTATGTGCATTACCTGGCAGACCTGCTTGCTTCTGTTAATAATGGTGTAATACCAACACGAAAGTTAGTTAAGGGTTTAGATGTTGGGTTGGGCGCTAACTGTGTTTATCCGATTATAGGTCATCAGGAATATGGTTGGGGCTTTGTAGGATCTGAAATAGATCCTGGGGCCATAAAAGCTGCAAAAGCAATTATATCTTCAAATTCGGGGCTTACTAATGCTATAACCTGTAGGGCGCAAAGTAATAAACAACATATTTTTAAGGGTATTATAAAGCCTGGCGAGCTGTTTGATTTTACTATGTGTAATCCTCCCTTTCATGCTTCTGCTGAAGAGGCTCAATCTGGTACAAAAAGGAAGTTGCAAAATTTAGGCAAGCAAAAAGGCAAGGAAGTGACGTTGAATTTTGGTGGACAAAATACAGAGCTATGGTATGATGGGGGTGAAGTAGGATTTATCAGGAAAATGGTAGAAGAAAGTGTTGCTTTTGCTAATCAATGTTTTTGGTTTTCAACTTTGGTTTCAAAGAGCAGTAACCTTCCGTTCATTTATAAAGCGATTCAGAATTTTAATGCGTTTGAGGTAAGAACAATTGAGATGGCTCAGGGGCAAAAGGTAAGCAGGTTTGTAGCCTGGACGTTTCTGGACTTTGAAAAACAAGAAAACTGGCGAAAAACTAAATGGATATAG